One segment of Capnocytophaga sp. oral taxon 878 DNA contains the following:
- a CDS encoding VOC family protein, translating into MNYDNFFLPAENFEESKRFFAEVLKLKIKFDFSEIGMIAFSVGDEEPAIILKDKKKFPNTKPTIWLEVDDVKQIYDELQGKGVSFLSPPFPIRTGWAIEFLDPSGNVLGFTDYKAEK; encoded by the coding sequence ATGAATTACGATAATTTTTTTCTTCCTGCAGAAAATTTTGAGGAAAGCAAGCGGTTTTTTGCAGAAGTCTTAAAATTGAAAATCAAGTTTGATTTTTCAGAAATAGGAATGATAGCTTTCAGTGTGGGAGATGAAGAACCTGCCATTATTTTGAAAGATAAAAAGAAATTCCCTAACACGAAACCAACTATTTGGCTAGAAGTGGATGATGTAAAACAAATATATGATGAGTTACAAGGAAAGGGGGTATCGTTTTTGAGTCCACCGTTTCCTATCAGAACAGGGTGGGCAATTGAGTTTTTAGACCCATCGGGAAATGTATTAGGTTTTACAGATTACAAAGCAGAAAAATAA
- a CDS encoding SDR family oxidoreductase, with protein MKNIIITGTSRGIGFELVQQLAAEGHNILALSRHTAFIEALNLPNVHSLSFDITLEADREAVAHFIKEQWERVDILIHNAGKLINKPFEALTETDFLEVYKVNVFGVAQLTQKVLPFMKKGSHVVSISSMGGIQGSLKFGGLAAYSSSKGALITLSELLAEEYKERGIIFNTLALGAVQTEMLAEAFPDYKANISAQQMAEYIANFALNGSAVFNGKVLQVANTTP; from the coding sequence ATGAAGAACATTATCATAACAGGTACCAGCAGAGGTATAGGCTTTGAACTGGTACAACAGTTGGCTGCGGAAGGGCATAATATTTTAGCCCTTTCGCGGCATACTGCTTTTATAGAGGCGCTTAATTTGCCTAATGTACACTCTCTCAGTTTTGATATTACTCTTGAGGCTGATAGAGAGGCTGTAGCTCATTTTATAAAAGAACAATGGGAACGAGTGGATATACTCATTCACAATGCTGGGAAACTTATCAACAAACCATTTGAAGCGCTTACAGAAACTGACTTTTTAGAAGTATATAAGGTAAATGTGTTTGGGGTAGCACAACTGACCCAGAAAGTATTGCCTTTTATGAAGAAAGGTTCGCACGTGGTAAGCATCAGTAGTATGGGAGGCATACAAGGGAGTTTGAAGTTTGGAGGATTGGCAGCTTACAGCTCATCCAAAGGCGCCTTAATTACCCTATCGGAACTTTTGGCAGAAGAGTATAAAGAGAGAGGTATTATTTTCAATACTTTAGCCTTAGGAGCTGTACAGACAGAAATGCTTGCAGAAGCCTTTCCAGACTATAAAGCTAATATTAGCGCACAGCAAATGGCAGAGTATATTGCTAATTTTGCCCTAAATGGTAGTGCTGTATTTAATGGGAAGGTATTACAAGTGGCAAATACTACTCCTTAA
- a CDS encoding YciI family protein — translation MFIIILTYQKELSEVEKHLESHRAYLDKYYALGQFIASGARVPRKGGVILCKADSRGEVEAMIAQDPFHEHRIAAYQIIEFTPTKFSEEFGKVLS, via the coding sequence ATGTTTATTATTATTTTAACCTATCAAAAAGAACTTTCAGAGGTTGAAAAACACTTAGAATCACATCGTGCTTATTTAGATAAGTATTATGCCTTAGGACAATTTATTGCCTCGGGAGCACGAGTACCTAGGAAGGGAGGGGTAATTTTGTGTAAGGCTGACAGTAGGGGAGAGGTAGAAGCTATGATTGCTCAAGACCCTTTTCATGAACATAGAATAGCTGCCTATCAAATTATTGAATTTACTCCTACCAAATTCTCTGAGGAGTTTGGCAAGGTACTCTCTTAA
- the corA gene encoding magnesium/cobalt transporter CorA: protein MSKNIALTAKKKRKTNRSKKVGLPAGSLVYFGNKEKPINIEVITYNESSYSVKKVQWAEEALSSIADNKVTWINVNGLNNIEEIKKLGAYTQLNNLLLEDVLDTEHRPKVEILDDHILVIIKMLYYGKDEQFISEHLALLLGKNYLITFQESEGEDVFEPVRKRLQNADTTLRKRPVDYLLFGLLDTIVDNYFVILDKVSEKIESIEDELIIHPREDMISEIQLLKKTAIFLQKSIMPSREVVNKIEKSAHYLIDTDTKHYFKDLHDHTVQIVETLGTYRDILWGLTDTYMGAMSNKMNNIMRLLTLISTIFIPLTFIVGVYGMNFKYMPELEVWWAYPLVWLVMIGISVGMIFYFRRKKWL from the coding sequence ATGAGTAAAAATATAGCCCTTACAGCAAAAAAGAAACGTAAGACAAATCGGTCTAAAAAAGTAGGTTTGCCTGCGGGTAGCTTGGTTTATTTTGGTAACAAAGAGAAGCCTATTAACATAGAGGTAATTACCTATAATGAGAGTTCTTACTCAGTAAAGAAAGTGCAATGGGCAGAGGAAGCCCTCAGTAGCATTGCTGATAATAAGGTTACCTGGATAAATGTAAATGGACTGAACAATATAGAGGAAATTAAAAAACTAGGGGCTTATACACAACTTAACAACTTGCTATTGGAAGACGTGTTGGATACAGAGCATCGGCCTAAAGTAGAAATATTGGATGACCATATTCTTGTTATCATAAAGATGTTGTACTATGGAAAGGATGAACAGTTTATTTCGGAACACTTGGCACTGCTATTAGGCAAAAACTACCTTATCACCTTTCAAGAAAGTGAAGGGGAAGACGTATTTGAACCTGTGCGCAAACGATTACAGAATGCTGACACCACTTTACGCAAACGCCCAGTTGATTACCTGCTATTTGGGCTTTTAGATACTATAGTAGATAACTATTTTGTAATTTTGGATAAAGTAAGTGAGAAAATAGAAAGTATTGAAGACGAGCTTATCATTCACCCTCGTGAAGATATGATTTCTGAAATTCAGTTATTGAAAAAGACTGCTATATTTTTGCAAAAATCGATTATGCCTTCACGTGAGGTAGTAAATAAAATTGAAAAGAGTGCGCATTACCTGATTGATACTGATACTAAACACTACTTTAAAGACTTACACGACCATACCGTGCAGATAGTAGAAACACTAGGTACATATAGGGATATACTATGGGGACTTACAGATACCTATATGGGAGCAATGAGTAACAAGATGAACAACATTATGCGCTTACTTACGTTGATTTCGACTATTTTTATCCCGCTGACCTTTATTGTAGGAGTATATGGAATGAACTTTAAATATATGCCTGAATTAGAAGTATGGTGGGCATATCCGTTAGTATGGCTGGTGATGATTGGTATATCGGTAGGTATGATTTTTTACTTCAGACGGAAGAAATGGCTTTAA
- a CDS encoding class I SAM-dependent methyltransferase, protein MNLLDREVQEFIKKYEGATTTLLLKKPIFKELSNKELAQQIEGRRVAAKKLPFLLTEGILFPKGLNLEQSSSEVTAKYKAQELKGERFLDLTCGFGIDAFFLSEKFKEVTLVEQDEELLSKVQHNWHLLGRKANFINKAAEYFIKETTTHYDIIYLDPARRDVHKQKKFLLEDLSPNILELQPLLLQKADKVLTKLSPMIDLNYLLLTLPKISHIHLIAVRNEVKEVLIVQEPKKEVKAQIHCVNLETEEPILQFGEEMLHTAKAVYSAPKRYLYIPNNALLKSGGFNYVAAYFGIEKLEVNTHLYTSEELKEPFAGRVLEVTAINTKELKAGSKYCILSKNYPLSVEEIKKKYRLVEGGNEYLIFTRSVGGLTVLLGKVIK, encoded by the coding sequence ATGAATTTGTTAGACAGAGAAGTACAAGAATTTATAAAGAAATATGAAGGAGCAACTACAACGTTGCTCCTTAAGAAACCTATTTTCAAAGAGCTAAGCAATAAGGAATTGGCGCAGCAGATAGAAGGTAGGCGTGTGGCAGCCAAGAAGCTGCCTTTTTTATTGACTGAAGGGATATTATTCCCTAAAGGATTGAATTTAGAGCAATCTTCATCGGAGGTTACTGCAAAATACAAGGCACAAGAGCTAAAAGGAGAGCGTTTTTTAGACCTTACTTGTGGCTTTGGGATTGATGCTTTCTTCCTTTCGGAGAAATTTAAAGAAGTTACTTTGGTAGAACAAGATGAGGAACTTTTAAGTAAAGTGCAACACAACTGGCATCTATTAGGACGTAAAGCAAACTTTATAAATAAAGCAGCAGAGTACTTTATAAAAGAAACTACTACACATTATGATATTATTTACCTTGACCCCGCCCGCAGGGATGTACATAAGCAAAAGAAGTTTTTGCTGGAAGACTTATCACCTAATATTTTAGAATTGCAGCCCTTATTATTACAAAAGGCTGATAAGGTGCTTACAAAACTATCGCCGATGATAGACCTTAACTACCTGCTGCTTACCTTACCTAAAATAAGCCATATACACTTAATAGCTGTACGCAATGAAGTAAAGGAGGTACTTATAGTACAAGAGCCTAAAAAGGAGGTGAAAGCACAAATACACTGTGTGAATTTGGAGACTGAGGAACCTATTCTGCAATTTGGAGAAGAGATGTTACATACCGCAAAGGCTGTTTATAGTGCGCCTAAACGGTATTTGTACATTCCTAATAACGCTTTGCTAAAATCGGGGGGATTTAATTATGTGGCAGCCTACTTTGGGATAGAGAAGCTGGAGGTGAATACGCATTTATACACCTCTGAAGAGCTTAAAGAGCCTTTTGCAGGGCGGGTATTGGAGGTAACGGCTATCAATACTAAAGAACTGAAAGCTGGAAGTAAATACTGCATTCTATCAAAGAATTATCCTTTAAGCGTAGAAGAGATTAAAAAGAAATACAGACTTGTGGAGGGAGGTAATGAATATCTTATATTTACCAGATCGGTAGGGGGATTGACAGTACTTTTGGGGAAGGTAATTAAATAA
- the rsmG gene encoding 16S rRNA (guanine(527)-N(7))-methyltransferase RsmG, with product MEIILKYFSSLTEEQQQQFGKLKELYELWNSQINVISRKDMDDFYERHVLHSLAIGKRIDFVDGTELLDVGTGGGFPGVPLAILFPNCSFTLVDSIGKKIKVVQEVVKALELKNVTAMQIRAEELKKQYDFVVSRAVTQMKDFVPWVKGKFKMTSHNELPNGILYLKGGDLREELATFAQAELTDISEYFDEPFFETKKIVYLNQTRK from the coding sequence ATGGAAATTATACTAAAATACTTTTCTTCTCTTACAGAAGAACAACAACAGCAATTTGGCAAATTAAAGGAGCTTTATGAGTTGTGGAACTCACAGATTAACGTTATATCACGGAAGGATATGGACGATTTTTACGAGCGACACGTATTGCACAGTTTGGCTATAGGCAAGCGCATTGATTTTGTAGATGGTACTGAATTACTAGATGTGGGTACTGGAGGAGGTTTCCCTGGAGTGCCTTTGGCAATATTGTTTCCTAATTGCAGTTTTACATTGGTAGACTCTATAGGAAAGAAAATAAAAGTAGTGCAAGAGGTGGTAAAAGCCTTAGAACTGAAGAATGTAACTGCTATGCAGATAAGGGCTGAAGAGCTAAAAAAACAATACGATTTTGTAGTAAGCCGTGCTGTTACACAGATGAAGGACTTTGTACCTTGGGTAAAAGGAAAGTTCAAAATGACTTCACATAATGAGTTACCTAATGGTATCCTCTACCTGAAAGGTGGCGACCTTAGGGAAGAGTTAGCCACCTTTGCACAAGCAGAGCTCACTGATATTAGTGAGTATTTTGATGAACCATTCTTTGAAACAAAGAAGATTGTGTACCTTAATCAAACTCGGAAGTAA
- a CDS encoding peptide chain release factor 3: protein MSLHQEIQKRRTFGIISHPDAGKTTLTEKLLLFGGAIQEAGAVKSNKIKKGATSDFMEIERQRGISVATSVLAFNYKEHKINILDTPGHKDFAEDTFRTLTAVDSVIVVIDVAKGVEEQTEKLVQVCRMRNIPMIVFINKLDREGKDAFDLLDEVEQKLGLKVTPLSFPIGIGYDFKGIYNIWEKNINLFSGDSRKNIEETIAFNDINSPELEQIISQQSAANLRSDLELVYEVYPKFDREAYLNGQQQPVFFGSALNNFGVRELLDCFIQIAPSPRPKASEQRVVNPDETTFSGFVFKIHANMDPNHRDRLAFVKIVSGTFERNKPYLHTRLGKKLKFSSPNAFFAEKKEVVDISYAGDIVGLHDTGNFKIGDTLTEGETLHFKGIPSFSPEHFRYINNADPLKSKQLEKGIDQLMDEGVAQLFKLDFNGRKVIGTVGALQYEVIQYRLEHEYGAKCSYENFPIYKACWVEAPDNPKDPEYLDFLRVKQKFLARDKQNQLVFLADSAFSIEMVKQKYPNLKLHFTSEFD, encoded by the coding sequence ATGAGTTTACATCAAGAAATACAAAAACGCCGCACCTTTGGTATTATCTCTCACCCCGATGCTGGTAAAACAACCCTTACCGAAAAATTACTACTATTCGGGGGAGCTATCCAAGAAGCAGGTGCTGTAAAATCGAATAAAATAAAAAAAGGTGCTACTTCCGACTTTATGGAGATTGAACGCCAAAGGGGTATCTCGGTAGCTACCTCTGTATTGGCTTTTAACTATAAAGAGCATAAAATCAATATCTTAGATACACCTGGTCACAAAGACTTTGCCGAAGATACTTTCCGCACCCTCACCGCTGTCGATAGCGTTATTGTAGTGATTGATGTTGCTAAAGGGGTCGAAGAACAAACTGAAAAACTCGTACAGGTATGCCGTATGCGTAACATCCCTATGATTGTCTTTATCAATAAGTTAGACCGCGAAGGGAAAGACGCTTTCGACCTTCTGGACGAAGTAGAACAAAAACTCGGCTTAAAAGTAACCCCTCTTAGCTTCCCCATAGGCATAGGCTATGATTTTAAAGGAATTTATAACATTTGGGAGAAAAATATCAACCTATTCTCAGGCGATAGTCGCAAAAATATAGAAGAAACCATCGCCTTTAATGATATCAACAGCCCCGAGTTAGAACAAATAATATCACAACAATCAGCAGCCAATCTCCGCTCCGATTTAGAACTCGTATATGAAGTCTACCCTAAGTTCGACAGAGAGGCCTACCTCAATGGACAACAACAACCCGTATTCTTTGGCTCAGCTCTTAATAACTTCGGAGTGCGTGAGTTGCTCGATTGTTTTATCCAAATTGCCCCCTCACCACGCCCCAAAGCTAGTGAACAGCGTGTAGTTAATCCCGACGAAACTACTTTTTCAGGATTCGTGTTTAAAATCCACGCCAATATGGACCCCAACCACCGCGACCGCTTGGCATTCGTCAAGATAGTATCAGGTACTTTTGAACGTAACAAACCTTATTTACATACCCGATTAGGTAAAAAGCTGAAATTCTCAAGCCCCAATGCCTTTTTTGCCGAAAAGAAAGAAGTTGTCGATATATCCTACGCAGGTGATATAGTAGGCTTGCATGATACAGGTAACTTTAAAATAGGCGATACCCTTACCGAGGGCGAAACACTCCACTTTAAAGGTATACCTAGTTTCTCCCCCGAGCACTTCCGCTACATTAATAATGCTGATCCTCTCAAATCTAAACAATTAGAAAAAGGTATCGATCAGCTAATGGACGAAGGGGTAGCCCAGCTCTTTAAACTCGATTTTAATGGGCGTAAGGTAATTGGTACAGTAGGAGCCTTACAATATGAAGTAATACAATATCGTTTGGAACATGAGTATGGGGCAAAATGTAGTTATGAAAATTTCCCCATTTATAAGGCTTGTTGGGTAGAGGCTCCCGATAATCCTAAAGACCCCGAATATCTTGATTTCTTACGCGTAAAACAGAAGTTCTTGGCACGCGACAAGCAAAACCAACTGGTTTTCCTTGCCGACTCTGCCTTCTCTATAGAAATGGTTAAACAAAAATACCCTAACCTCAAACTACACTTTACTTCCGAGTTTGATTAA
- a CDS encoding copper resistance protein NlpE, which produces MKKTLLISALAILMAACTNRSYVGTYEGTLPCADCGGNHITLVIDADSYTSKESSDKESFEDKGTVTYDAEKQMLTLTSSQNADTKSFYRVKEDNTIVMLDQDGKEVETELAADYILKKK; this is translated from the coding sequence ATGAAAAAAACGCTCTTAATCAGTGCATTAGCAATTCTTATGGCAGCTTGCACTAATCGCTCTTATGTAGGCACTTATGAAGGTACTCTACCCTGTGCCGATTGTGGTGGTAACCACATTACTTTAGTTATCGATGCCGATAGCTACACTTCTAAAGAAAGCTCTGATAAAGAAAGCTTTGAAGATAAAGGTACCGTAACCTACGATGCCGAAAAACAAATGCTTACCCTTACTAGCAGCCAAAACGCCGACACCAAATCATTCTACCGCGTAAAAGAGGATAACACTATTGTTATGCTCGACCAAGATGGTAAAGAGGTAGAAACTGAACTTGCCGCCGACTACATTCTTAAGAAGAAATAA
- the pepE gene encoding dipeptidase PepE: MKKLLLASTSTVYGGTYLSYLRDELVDFFAETSEILFVPYARPSGISHDEYTEIARTFFAKLGKKVVGLHTFENPKKAVQEAEAIFTGGGNTFVLVNALYQLNIMDVLRETVLKGTPYMGTSAGSNIAGETMQTTNDMPIIYPPSFKTLGLIPFNINPHYLDPDPHSKHKGETRETRIKEFHVFNDTPVIGLREGSWLRGAGEELTLKGELTARLFRKNKEAKEISKLEN; the protein is encoded by the coding sequence ATGAAAAAACTTTTATTAGCCAGTACCTCAACCGTATATGGAGGTACATACCTATCTTATTTGAGAGATGAACTTGTGGATTTCTTTGCAGAAACAAGTGAAATTCTTTTTGTTCCTTATGCTCGCCCCAGTGGGATTTCGCACGATGAATACACTGAAATAGCGCGTACTTTTTTTGCTAAATTAGGCAAGAAAGTAGTGGGGCTACATACCTTTGAGAACCCTAAGAAGGCTGTGCAAGAGGCTGAAGCTATCTTTACTGGTGGAGGTAATACTTTTGTGCTGGTGAATGCCCTATACCAGCTGAATATTATGGATGTGCTACGCGAGACGGTGCTGAAGGGAACGCCTTATATGGGTACAAGTGCAGGCAGCAATATTGCAGGAGAGACGATGCAAACTACTAACGATATGCCTATAATATACCCGCCATCATTCAAGACTTTGGGACTTATACCATTTAATATTAATCCGCACTACCTTGATCCTGACCCCCATAGCAAACACAAAGGAGAAACTCGGGAGACACGTATTAAGGAGTTTCACGTATTTAACGATACGCCAGTGATAGGATTGCGCGAGGGCTCTTGGCTGAGAGGAGCAGGGGAGGAACTAACTTTAAAAGGAGAACTTACGGCAAGACTTTTTAGAAAAAACAAGGAAGCTAAGGAAATTAGCAAATTAGAAAATTAG
- a CDS encoding Tex family protein, giving the protein MTNIQYIKNQTQLTEKAIENTLALLAEGCTIPFIARYRKDSTQNLDEVAIERIAKAQNDYENICKRKETIISSIEEQGKLTEELRKRIEASFELNELEDLYLPYKKRRKTKADVAKEKGLEPLAKQIMSQRVTDLETLAGKYLSEKVATEEEALQGASDIIAEWINENTFIRRTLRKVFGRKAMITTEVAKGKSEEEEAQKYAQYFDWEELLSKAPSHRILAMLRAEKEGFVKLKVQVEQEETLPFIEENIIKSRGEVADFLKKTVKDSYKRLLEPSIANETLQEAKDKADAKAISVFAENLSQLLLASPLGEKRILAIDPGYRTGCKVVCLDEKGDLLQHDVIYPHAPQNDTAMAAKKLLKLVDQYHIEAISIGNGTASRETEAFVKELKFGNKVEIFVVSEAGASVYSASKIARDEFADYDVTVRGAVSIGRRLADPLAELVKIDPKSIGVGQYQHDVNQLLLKEELDATVIRCVNKVGVNLNTASKSLLSYVSGIGEKMAENIVNYRSANGAFGKREELKKVPRLGDKVYQQAVAFLRVHNSDNPLDNSAVHPEAYPIIKQMAKDIGVSVAELIGNKQAIATIDIQKYQTKEVGELYLKDVLKELEKPGLDPRTTAKAFAFDPNVKSFEDVREGMILPGIVNNITAFGCFVDIGVKESGLVHISQLKDGYVADVNEVVKLHQQVQVKVIEKDEVRKRISLSMVW; this is encoded by the coding sequence ATGACAAACATTCAATATATAAAAAACCAAACACAACTGACTGAAAAAGCTATTGAGAATACCCTTGCGCTGCTGGCAGAGGGATGTACCATTCCTTTTATTGCACGCTATCGGAAAGATAGTACGCAGAATTTGGACGAGGTAGCTATTGAGCGTATTGCCAAAGCACAAAACGATTACGAGAATATATGCAAGCGGAAAGAAACTATTATAAGCTCTATAGAAGAGCAAGGGAAACTGACCGAGGAACTGCGCAAACGCATAGAAGCCTCGTTTGAACTGAATGAATTGGAAGACCTTTATTTGCCTTATAAAAAGCGTAGAAAAACTAAAGCAGATGTAGCTAAAGAAAAGGGATTGGAACCATTAGCTAAGCAGATAATGAGCCAGCGAGTGACAGACTTAGAAACCTTGGCAGGGAAATATCTGTCGGAAAAGGTGGCTACGGAAGAAGAAGCTTTGCAGGGAGCTTCGGATATTATAGCTGAATGGATTAATGAGAATACTTTTATTAGGCGCACCCTACGGAAGGTATTTGGGCGCAAAGCAATGATTACTACTGAAGTGGCTAAAGGAAAAAGCGAGGAAGAAGAGGCACAGAAATACGCTCAGTACTTTGATTGGGAAGAGTTATTAAGCAAAGCCCCATCACACCGTATATTGGCAATGTTACGTGCCGAAAAAGAAGGCTTTGTAAAACTAAAAGTACAAGTAGAGCAAGAAGAAACACTACCTTTTATAGAAGAAAACATCATAAAAAGTAGGGGAGAGGTAGCCGATTTTTTGAAGAAAACAGTAAAGGATAGTTATAAGCGGTTATTAGAACCCTCTATAGCTAATGAAACACTACAAGAAGCCAAAGACAAGGCCGATGCAAAGGCTATTTCGGTATTTGCGGAGAACCTTTCACAACTATTACTAGCATCGCCTTTGGGGGAAAAGCGTATTTTGGCTATAGACCCAGGTTATAGAACTGGATGTAAAGTGGTGTGCCTAGATGAAAAAGGCGATTTATTACAACACGATGTAATTTACCCTCACGCTCCACAAAACGATACTGCTATGGCTGCTAAGAAGCTGCTCAAACTTGTAGACCAATACCATATTGAAGCAATAAGCATAGGAAATGGAACGGCATCAAGAGAGACAGAAGCCTTTGTAAAAGAACTAAAATTTGGGAATAAAGTAGAAATATTTGTAGTGAGTGAGGCAGGAGCATCGGTATATTCGGCATCTAAAATAGCAAGAGATGAGTTTGCAGATTATGATGTAACAGTACGCGGAGCAGTATCAATAGGTAGACGTCTTGCTGACCCACTAGCAGAATTGGTAAAAATAGACCCAAAAAGCATAGGAGTAGGACAATACCAACACGATGTGAACCAGTTATTACTAAAAGAAGAACTTGATGCCACTGTGATACGCTGCGTGAACAAAGTAGGTGTAAACCTAAATACTGCAAGCAAATCACTACTGAGTTACGTATCGGGGATAGGGGAGAAGATGGCAGAAAATATAGTTAATTACAGATCGGCTAATGGAGCTTTTGGCAAACGTGAAGAACTAAAAAAAGTGCCTCGGTTAGGAGATAAAGTATACCAACAAGCGGTAGCTTTTTTAAGAGTACATAATTCTGACAATCCGCTTGACAACTCGGCTGTACACCCAGAAGCTTATCCTATCATCAAGCAGATGGCTAAAGATATAGGAGTATCGGTAGCTGAATTAATAGGCAACAAGCAAGCTATAGCGACTATTGATATACAAAAGTACCAAACTAAAGAGGTAGGAGAACTGTACTTAAAAGATGTACTTAAAGAGTTAGAAAAACCAGGGCTTGACCCTCGTACTACAGCCAAAGCCTTTGCTTTTGACCCTAATGTAAAGAGCTTTGAGGATGTGCGAGAAGGAATGATATTACCTGGTATTGTAAATAATATTACTGCTTTTGGTTGCTTTGTAGATATAGGAGTGAAAGAGAGCGGCTTAGTACATATCTCTCAGCTAAAAGACGGCTATGTAGCTGATGTAAATGAGGTAGTAAAACTACACCAGCAAGTACAAGTAAAAGTAATAGAAAAAGACGAAGTACGGAAACGAATTTCGTTAAGTATGGTGTGGTAA
- a CDS encoding Imm43 family immunity protein, whose amino-acid sequence MGRTNLSHLPEKLYLINKHKLLDFDYCDTSNGFIISEEFKEILDKQNPIKYLSTPVIMLNREGK is encoded by the coding sequence ATGGGAAGAACGAACTTAAGTCATCTGCCTGAAAAACTCTATCTTATAAACAAACATAAGTTATTGGATTTTGATTATTGTGATACATCAAATGGTTTTATCATTTCGGAAGAGTTTAAGGAGATTCTGGATAAACAGAATCCAATAAAGTATCTGTCTACTCCTGTTATAATGCTTAACAGAGAAGGAAAGTAA
- a CDS encoding Imm43 family immunity protein, producing the protein MDFDKSIFTKTYPIKPEIGRRFPNVEVEEATKIVLNRKLFGSKSVFYISQDFFDALLYCNEEFKNSIEAKKIKTIKFQPIEEVIEYLDDTYSLELSDTEFIIEQ; encoded by the coding sequence ATTGACTTTGACAAATCTATTTTTACTAAAACATATCCTATTAAACCTGAAATAGGAAGGAGATTCCCAAATGTAGAAGTAGAGGAAGCTACAAAAATAGTACTTAATAGAAAGCTATTTGGCTCAAAATCTGTTTTTTATATTAGTCAGGATTTTTTTGATGCTCTTCTTTATTGTAATGAAGAGTTTAAAAATAGTATAGAAGCTAAGAAGATAAAGACCATTAAGTTTCAACCTATTGAAGAAGTAATTGAATATTTGGATGACACATATTCTTTAGAACTTTCGGATACTGAATTTATCATTGAACAATAG
- the gldF gene encoding gliding motility-associated ABC transporter permease subunit GldF, which yields MFSLLKKEISYFFTSPIGMTIIGLFIVLNGLFLFVFKSDYNILNAGFADMLPFFRLSSWIFVFLVPALTMRSISEEKKSGMLALLFTKPVSTLQIVLGKYLGILFLLLIILLPSVLYVYVVWVLGNPVGNLDVAGTVGSYIALFLLIATFAAVGLWASAISANQIISFVLAAFLCFFFFFGADQLITLIADDFNGFGFQTHFDAISRGVIDTRNVVYFLSIIAFFIYLTTLSLKAYKR from the coding sequence ATGTTTTCACTATTAAAAAAAGAAATTAGTTATTTTTTTACTTCGCCTATAGGTATGACTATTATAGGGCTATTTATAGTGCTTAATGGTCTTTTTTTGTTTGTATTTAAGTCTGATTACAACATCCTAAATGCAGGTTTTGCAGATATGTTACCTTTCTTTAGACTTTCGTCGTGGATATTTGTATTTTTAGTACCTGCACTTACTATGAGAAGTATCTCGGAAGAAAAAAAGAGCGGGATGTTGGCCCTTTTATTCACTAAACCCGTAAGTACTTTACAAATAGTATTGGGTAAGTACTTAGGAATACTCTTCTTATTGCTTATCATTTTACTGCCATCAGTACTGTACGTATATGTAGTATGGGTTTTGGGCAATCCTGTAGGGAACTTGGATGTTGCTGGAACTGTAGGCTCATACATTGCATTATTTTTACTTATTGCAACTTTTGCTGCAGTAGGTTTATGGGCTTCGGCTATAAGTGCTAACCAAATTATTTCGTTTGTATTAGCTGCCTTTTTGTGCTTTTTTTTCTTCTTTGGAGCAGACCAACTTATTACACTCATAGCTGATGATTTTAACGGGTTTGGTTTTCAAACCCATTTTGATGCTATTAGTAGAGGAGTGATTGACACTCGAAATGTTGTATATTTTCTATCGATAATTGCATTTTTTATATATCTCACTACTTTATCACTCAAAGCCTATAAACGATGA